The following proteins come from a genomic window of Streptomyces sp. NBC_01716:
- the moaC gene encoding cyclic pyranopterin monophosphate synthase MoaC: MTAFTRGETPGPSPQGHLTHIDEAGAARMVDVSAKEVTARTASASGRVLVSPHVVELLRGEGMPKGDALATARIAGIMGAKRTPELIPLCHPLALSGVTLDLTVTDDAVEILATVKTTDRTGVEMEALTAVSVAALTVVDMVKAVDKGAVISDVRVEEKTGGKSGRYSRRAPEPDGRPQTDGTPERGTA; the protein is encoded by the coding sequence ATGACTGCGTTTACCCGGGGGGAGACCCCCGGACCTTCTCCACAAGGCCACCTGACGCATATCGACGAGGCGGGCGCGGCCCGCATGGTCGACGTCTCCGCCAAGGAGGTCACCGCGCGCACCGCCAGCGCGAGCGGCCGGGTGCTGGTCTCGCCGCACGTGGTCGAACTGCTGCGGGGCGAGGGGATGCCCAAGGGCGACGCCCTGGCCACCGCCCGTATCGCGGGCATCATGGGCGCGAAACGCACCCCCGAGCTCATCCCGCTCTGCCATCCCCTGGCGCTCTCGGGAGTCACGCTCGACCTCACCGTCACGGACGACGCGGTGGAGATCCTGGCGACCGTGAAGACCACGGACCGCACGGGCGTGGAGATGGAGGCCCTGACAGCGGTCTCGGTCGCGGCGCTGACGGTGGTCGACATGGTGAAGGCCGTCGACAAGGGCGCGGTCATCTCGGACGTACGGGTCGAGGAGAAGACCGGCGGAAAGTCGGGCCGCTACTCCCGCCGGGCTCCCGAGCCGGACGGGCGGCCGCAGACGGACGGGACCCCGGAGAGGGGCACGGCATGA
- the glp gene encoding molybdotransferase-like divisome protein Glp, which translates to MSSTATPAPAPASGQGRLWTVDEHLADILATVRPLDPIELQLPDAQGCVLVEDVTVPVALPPFDNSSMDGYAVRTADVSGADEEFPAVLTVIGDVAAGGEALPRVGPGEAARIMTGAPLPPGAEAVIPVEWTDGGTGGGAATSMRPAGSAPEGASGEVRVYRPVEPRAHVRARGSDVQAGDLALEAGTILGPPQIGLLSAIGRSTVRVHPRPRVVVLSTGSELVQPGEALGQGQIYDSNSFALTAAARDAGAIAYRVGAVTDDADTLRATIEDQLIRADMIVTTGGVSVGAYDVVKEALSSVGDEDEPGSGIDFRKLAMQPGKPQGFGSIGPEHTPLLALPGNPVSSYVSFELFVRPAIRALMGRQDVHRRTVRATLKSDETLKSPAGRRQFLRGMYDAEAGSVVPVGGVGSHLVAALAHADALIVVPEEVVSAEPGSEVDVVLLR; encoded by the coding sequence TTGAGCAGTACGGCGACACCGGCACCGGCGCCTGCCTCGGGCCAGGGACGGCTCTGGACGGTGGACGAGCACCTGGCGGACATCCTCGCCACGGTCCGCCCGCTCGACCCGATCGAGCTGCAACTGCCCGATGCCCAGGGCTGCGTCCTCGTCGAGGACGTCACGGTGCCGGTGGCGCTGCCGCCGTTCGACAACAGCTCCATGGACGGCTACGCGGTCCGTACGGCCGATGTGTCCGGCGCCGACGAGGAGTTCCCGGCCGTCCTGACCGTCATCGGTGATGTCGCGGCGGGCGGCGAGGCCCTGCCGCGCGTCGGCCCCGGGGAGGCGGCCCGGATCATGACCGGCGCACCGCTGCCGCCCGGCGCCGAGGCGGTCATCCCGGTCGAGTGGACCGACGGCGGTACGGGCGGCGGGGCCGCCACCTCCATGCGGCCGGCCGGCTCCGCGCCCGAGGGCGCGAGCGGCGAGGTCAGGGTCTATCGGCCCGTCGAGCCCCGCGCCCACGTCCGCGCGCGCGGCAGCGATGTCCAGGCCGGGGATCTCGCCCTGGAGGCCGGCACGATCCTGGGACCGCCGCAGATCGGCCTGCTCTCCGCCATCGGCCGCTCCACCGTCCGGGTCCACCCGCGCCCGCGCGTGGTCGTCCTGTCGACCGGCAGCGAACTGGTGCAGCCGGGCGAGGCGTTGGGCCAGGGCCAGATCTACGACTCCAACAGCTTCGCGCTCACCGCCGCCGCGCGGGACGCGGGCGCCATCGCCTACCGGGTCGGCGCGGTGACCGACGACGCGGACACCCTCCGGGCCACGATCGAGGACCAGCTGATCCGCGCGGACATGATCGTGACGACCGGCGGTGTCAGCGTCGGGGCGTACGACGTGGTCAAGGAGGCGCTGTCCTCCGTAGGAGACGAGGACGAGCCGGGCAGCGGCATCGACTTCCGCAAGCTCGCGATGCAGCCGGGCAAGCCTCAGGGCTTCGGCTCGATCGGCCCCGAGCACACCCCGCTGCTCGCCCTCCCCGGCAACCCCGTGTCCAGTTACGTCTCCTTCGAGTTGTTCGTGCGCCCCGCGATCCGGGCGCTCATGGGCCGCCAGGACGTCCACCGCCGGACGGTCCGCGCGACCCTGAAGAGCGACGAGACGCTGAAGTCCCCGGCGGGCCGGCGCCAGTTCCTGCGCGGGATGTACGACGCCGAGGCGGGCTCGGTCGTCCCCGTCGGCGGCGTCGGCTCCCATCTCGTCGCGGCCCTCGCGCACGCCGACGCGCTGATCGTGGTCCCCGAGGAGGTCGTCTCGGCGGAGCCGGGGAGCGAGGTCGACGTGGTGCTGCTCCGCTGA
- the galU gene encoding UTP--glucose-1-phosphate uridylyltransferase GalU: MTQSPPRISKAVIPAAGLGTRFLPVTKATPKEMLPVVDKPAIQYVVEEAVMAGLSDVLMVTGRNKRPLEDHFDRNYELEEALTRKGDTERLAKVQESSDLATMHYVRQGDPKGLGHAVLCAAPHVGDQPFAVLLGDDLIDPRDPLLSRMVEIQENEGGSVIALMEVEPDQIHLYGCAAVEPTPYGDVVKVHDLVEKPDRADAPSNYAIIGRYVLDPAVFDILRQTEPGRGGEIQLTDALQQLSADEKIGGPVHGVVFKGRRYDTGDRGDYLRAIVRLACEREDLGPDFRTWLRSYVNEEM, encoded by the coding sequence ATGACTCAGTCGCCCCCCAGGATCAGCAAGGCTGTCATCCCCGCCGCAGGGCTGGGAACCCGCTTCCTGCCTGTCACCAAGGCCACTCCCAAGGAGATGCTGCCTGTCGTCGACAAGCCCGCGATCCAGTACGTGGTCGAGGAAGCCGTGATGGCAGGGCTCTCCGACGTTCTCATGGTCACCGGACGCAACAAGCGTCCCCTGGAAGACCACTTCGACCGCAACTACGAACTGGAGGAGGCGCTCACCCGCAAGGGAGACACCGAACGCCTCGCCAAGGTGCAGGAGTCCAGCGACCTGGCGACGATGCACTACGTCCGGCAGGGTGATCCCAAGGGACTCGGCCACGCCGTCCTGTGCGCCGCCCCGCACGTCGGCGACCAGCCCTTCGCGGTGCTCCTCGGTGACGACCTCATCGACCCGCGCGACCCGCTGCTGTCCCGCATGGTCGAGATCCAGGAGAACGAGGGCGGCAGCGTCATCGCCCTGATGGAGGTCGAGCCCGACCAGATCCACCTCTACGGATGCGCCGCCGTCGAGCCCACCCCGTACGGCGACGTGGTCAAGGTGCACGACCTGGTCGAGAAGCCCGACAGGGCGGACGCGCCCAGCAACTACGCCATCATCGGCCGATACGTCCTGGACCCGGCCGTCTTCGACATACTGCGTCAGACCGAGCCCGGCCGCGGCGGCGAGATCCAGCTGACCGACGCGCTCCAGCAGCTCTCGGCCGACGAGAAGATCGGCGGCCCGGTGCACGGCGTCGTCTTCAAGGGACGCCGCTATGACACGGGCGACCGCGGCGACTATCTGCGTGCCATTGTCAGACTCGCGTGCGAACGTGAAGACCTGGGACCGGACTTCCGGACCTGGCTGCGCAGTTACGTCAACGAGGAGATGTAA